A genome region from Streptomyces sp. NBC_01296 includes the following:
- a CDS encoding sigma-70 family RNA polymerase sigma factor, whose product MSVDGREEPLGGAGAFGGAGGGAEAGARAEGQVPAQREPRGRHAVSRRSGGELPPSDGELIARMRGGDDGAYEELFLRHADSVRRYARTCCRDGHTAEDLTAEVFARTLQAVRGGAGPDQSVRAYLLTTVRRVAAAWAKTSRREHLVEDFAVFAEQAAAGTEVGGGLSGLSGDDTLEQGADVRAMREADQSLAMQAFRSLPERWQAVLWHTTVEDASPSAIAPLFGLSANATAVLASRAREGLKQAYLQAHVSSALSSGGDCARYADRLGAYARGGLRMRAERGLRGHLEECVKCRLAAGELKDVNAGIPALLPVAVIGWFAAGYAAKAAGIVAGGAVAAGGAGAAAAASGGSTAGAGAGAGAAGAGSAGGTAGAGAGAAGAGGGAGGAGSGVAGAVVSEGLGLPVKAAIAAGIAVAAAAGVVFALAGEDPDPGVQAQPAPSAAAPVVPLVPAPRTPAPAAAEPPAAQGSVPSAPPAPPASPAPSAPKPKAPAPPASPAPSPKPSPTPSPVPSRSTAEPSPSPSAPKPSQGFRLAGLEYAAFGDHSGPELQTWRSSWVWQRWGLRIADRQFAQGITVNSRSSVEITLNRQCTAFSARAGVDDLSRFTDGTVRFSVYADGQRLWRSGALGYGDPAAAVDVSLAGRKTLRLVVEQAGQGSLPTLASWADAVISCR is encoded by the coding sequence ATGAGCGTTGACGGTCGGGAAGAGCCGCTCGGTGGTGCTGGCGCGTTCGGTGGCGCCGGCGGCGGGGCCGAGGCGGGCGCCCGGGCCGAAGGCCAGGTCCCGGCCCAGCGCGAACCGCGCGGGCGCCATGCGGTGTCGCGGCGCTCCGGCGGCGAGCTGCCACCGTCCGACGGCGAGTTGATCGCCCGGATGCGCGGGGGCGACGACGGGGCGTACGAGGAGCTGTTCCTCCGGCACGCCGATTCGGTACGGCGCTACGCGCGGACGTGCTGCCGTGACGGGCACACGGCCGAAGACCTGACCGCGGAGGTGTTCGCCCGGACGCTGCAGGCGGTACGGGGCGGGGCCGGGCCGGACCAGTCGGTGCGCGCGTATCTGCTGACGACCGTGCGGCGGGTCGCGGCGGCCTGGGCGAAGACGTCCCGGCGGGAGCATCTCGTCGAGGACTTCGCGGTGTTCGCGGAGCAGGCGGCCGCGGGAACCGAGGTCGGCGGCGGGCTGTCCGGCCTGTCCGGGGACGACACCCTCGAACAGGGCGCGGACGTCCGGGCGATGCGCGAGGCCGACCAGTCGCTGGCCATGCAGGCCTTCCGGAGCCTGCCCGAGCGGTGGCAGGCCGTGCTGTGGCACACCACCGTCGAGGACGCCTCGCCGAGTGCGATCGCCCCGCTGTTCGGGTTGAGCGCCAATGCGACGGCCGTGCTGGCCAGTCGGGCCCGGGAAGGGCTCAAGCAGGCCTATCTGCAGGCACACGTGAGCTCGGCGCTCAGTTCGGGCGGGGACTGCGCGCGGTACGCGGACCGGCTGGGGGCGTATGCCCGCGGCGGACTGCGGATGCGCGCGGAGCGGGGGCTGCGGGGGCACCTGGAGGAGTGCGTGAAGTGCCGGCTGGCCGCCGGGGAACTCAAGGACGTCAACGCGGGCATTCCCGCGCTGCTGCCCGTCGCGGTCATCGGGTGGTTCGCCGCCGGGTACGCGGCGAAGGCGGCCGGGATCGTGGCCGGCGGGGCCGTTGCCGCCGGGGGCGCCGGGGCTGCCGCCGCGGCCTCGGGCGGGTCGACCGCCGGGGCGGGTGCCGGGGCGGGTGCCGCCGGGGCGGGTTCCGCCGGCGGGACCGCGGGTGCGGGGGCCGGGGCTGCAGGGGCCGGTGGCGGCGCCGGAGGTGCCGGGTCCGGGGTCGCGGGTGCGGTGGTGTCCGAGGGGCTCGGGCTGCCGGTCAAGGCCGCCATCGCCGCCGGGATCGCCGTCGCCGCGGCCGCCGGGGTGGTGTTCGCGCTGGCCGGGGAAGATCCCGATCCGGGGGTCCAGGCGCAGCCCGCGCCGAGCGCGGCGGCGCCCGTGGTGCCGCTGGTCCCGGCTCCGCGCACCCCGGCACCGGCCGCTGCGGAGCCGCCGGCCGCGCAGGGCTCCGTACCGTCCGCGCCGCCCGCGCCTCCCGCGTCGCCGGCTCCCTCCGCACCGAAGCCGAAGGCCCCGGCCCCGCCGGCGTCCCCGGCACCCTCCCCGAAGCCCTCGCCGACGCCGAGCCCCGTACCGAGCCGGAGTACGGCCGAGCCGTCCCCGTCGCCGTCCGCGCCGAAGCCCTCGCAGGGGTTCCGGCTGGCGGGGCTCGAATACGCCGCGTTCGGTGACCACAGCGGTCCCGAGCTGCAGACCTGGCGCAGCAGCTGGGTGTGGCAGCGGTGGGGGCTGCGGATCGCGGACCGGCAGTTCGCGCAGGGGATCACCGTGAACTCCCGTTCCTCGGTGGAGATCACCCTCAACCGGCAGTGCACGGCGTTCTCGGCGCGGGCCGGGGTGGACGACCTGTCGCGGTTCACCGACGGCACGGTGCGGTTCTCGGTGTACGCCGACGGGCAGCGGCTGTGGCGGTCGGGCGCGCTCGGGTACGGGGATCCGGCCGCCGCCGTCGACGTCTCCCTGGCCGGGCGCAAGACGCTGCGGCTGGTGGTGGAGCAGGCCGGGCAGGGCAGCCTGCCGACCCTGGCGAGCTGGGCCGACGCCGTGATCAGCTGCCGGTGA
- a CDS encoding TetR/AcrR family transcriptional regulator — MNISDFHGSATALSAESNGRLMTGGTTHGVGRSTPLRVDAQRNLEHVLRAAREVFGELGYGAPMEDVARRARVGVGTVYRRFPSKDVLVRRIAEEETARLTEQARTALGQEEEPWQALSRFLRTSVASGAGRLLPPQVLRVGSASEDGVEDAEKARVPHQRQAGVTGGGAPELRVVGGRTPVEDEPSQDAGAGALLEVVGRLVDRAREAGELRGDVTVADVLLVIATAAPALPDAAQQAAASSRLLDILLEGLRSRTV; from the coding sequence ATGAACATTTCCGATTTCCATGGTTCCGCGACCGCGCTCTCGGCCGAGAGCAACGGTCGCCTGATGACAGGCGGCACCACGCACGGTGTGGGTCGCTCCACGCCGCTGCGCGTCGACGCCCAGCGCAACCTCGAGCACGTGCTGCGTGCGGCGCGCGAGGTGTTCGGCGAGCTGGGCTACGGGGCTCCGATGGAGGACGTGGCGCGGCGCGCACGCGTCGGCGTCGGCACCGTGTACCGGCGCTTCCCGAGCAAGGACGTCCTGGTCCGCCGGATAGCCGAGGAAGAGACCGCCCGGCTGACCGAGCAGGCAAGGACCGCGCTGGGCCAGGAGGAGGAGCCGTGGCAGGCGCTGTCGCGCTTCCTGCGCACCTCCGTGGCCTCGGGCGCCGGGCGGCTGCTGCCGCCGCAGGTGCTGCGGGTCGGGTCGGCGAGCGAGGACGGCGTCGAGGACGCGGAGAAGGCGCGGGTTCCGCACCAGCGGCAGGCCGGTGTGACCGGCGGCGGGGCTCCCGAGCTGCGCGTCGTGGGCGGGCGGACTCCCGTCGAGGACGAGCCCTCGCAGGACGCGGGCGCGGGTGCGCTGCTCGAGGTGGTCGGCCGACTGGTGGACCGCGCCCGGGAGGCCGGCGAGCTGCGCGGCGATGTCACGGTGGCCGACGTGCTGCTGGTGATAGCGACGGCTGCTCCGGCCCTGCCCGATGCGGCTCAGCAGGCGGCGGCTTCGTCCCGGCTGCTCGACATCCTGCTCGAAGGGCTGCGGTCCCGGACGGTCTGA
- a CDS encoding NAD(P)/FAD-dependent oxidoreductase gives MVKAANSRGTAPGTPPRTRILVVGGGYVGMYTALRLQRKLRAGEAEVTVVSPEPYMTYQPFLPEAAAGSISPRHVVVPLRRVLGKCRIVTGEVQRIDHAKRTATVSTLATADEGTGAQELEYDEIVVAPGSVSRALPIPGLADYAIGFKTVEEAIGLRNHVIEQMDIASSTRDPALRDAALTFVFVGGGYAGVEALGELEDMARYAARYYHNVKPEDMKWVLVEASDHILPEVGPELGVYTIRELRRRGIDVRLETRLESCENRVAVLSDGARFPTRTVVWTAGVKPHPVLAASDLPRNERGRLTCTAFLTVDGVDHAWAAGDAAAVPDITAGKAGVECAPNAQHAVRQAKVLADNLLASLRGELLTEYAHKYVGSVASLGLHKGVAHIYGRKLKAYPAWLMHRTYHLSRIPTFNRKMRVLAEWTLSGLFKREIVSLGSLEHPRAEFELAAGHGHRHTPPPPAPNPPKDSQG, from the coding sequence ATGGTGAAGGCTGCTAACTCCCGGGGCACGGCCCCCGGTACCCCGCCCCGCACGCGCATCCTCGTCGTCGGCGGGGGCTACGTCGGCATGTACACGGCTCTCCGGCTCCAGCGAAAGCTCAGAGCCGGCGAAGCCGAGGTCACGGTGGTCAGTCCCGAGCCCTACATGACGTACCAGCCGTTCCTCCCGGAGGCGGCCGCCGGCTCCATCTCCCCACGCCACGTCGTCGTCCCGCTGCGCCGCGTCCTCGGCAAGTGCCGCATCGTCACCGGCGAGGTCCAGCGCATCGACCACGCCAAGCGGACCGCGACCGTCAGCACGCTCGCCACCGCCGACGAGGGCACCGGCGCCCAGGAGCTCGAGTACGACGAAATCGTCGTCGCGCCCGGGTCCGTCTCCCGCGCCCTGCCCATCCCGGGACTCGCCGACTACGCCATCGGCTTCAAGACGGTGGAAGAGGCCATCGGGCTGCGCAACCACGTCATCGAACAGATGGACATCGCCTCCTCCACCCGCGACCCCGCCCTCCGCGACGCCGCCCTCACCTTCGTCTTCGTCGGCGGCGGCTACGCGGGCGTCGAGGCCCTCGGCGAACTCGAGGACATGGCCCGCTACGCGGCCCGCTACTACCACAACGTCAAACCCGAGGACATGAAGTGGGTGCTGGTCGAGGCCAGCGACCACATCCTCCCCGAGGTCGGCCCCGAACTGGGCGTCTACACGATCCGCGAACTGCGCCGCCGGGGCATCGACGTCCGCCTGGAGACCCGGCTCGAATCCTGCGAGAACCGCGTCGCCGTCCTCAGCGACGGCGCCCGCTTCCCCACCCGCACCGTCGTGTGGACCGCCGGCGTCAAACCCCACCCGGTCCTCGCCGCCTCCGATCTCCCGCGCAACGAGCGCGGCCGCCTCACCTGCACCGCCTTCCTCACCGTCGACGGCGTCGACCACGCCTGGGCCGCCGGCGACGCCGCCGCCGTCCCCGACATCACCGCCGGCAAAGCCGGCGTCGAATGCGCCCCCAACGCGCAGCACGCCGTCCGCCAGGCCAAGGTCCTCGCCGACAACCTGCTGGCCTCCCTGCGCGGCGAACTCCTGACCGAATACGCCCACAAGTACGTCGGCTCCGTGGCCTCCCTCGGCCTCCACAAGGGCGTCGCCCACATCTACGGCCGCAAGCTCAAGGCCTACCCCGCCTGGCTGATGCACCGCACCTACCACCTCAGCCGGATCCCCACGTTCAACCGCAAAATGCGCGTCCTCGCCGAATGGACCCTCTCGGGCCTCTTCAAGCGTGAGATCGTCTCCCTCGGCTCCCTCGAACACCCCAGGGCAGAATTCGAACTCGCCGCCGGACACGGCCACAGACACACCCCGCCCCCGCCCGCCCCCAACCCCCCGAAGGACAGCCAGGGCTGA
- a CDS encoding ATP-binding SpoIIE family protein phosphatase encodes MNFTRWSARFPGTQRRAAARSEHAAAQAKRGEGAVPAARGAAARPATAPDGCPADPTVCGTGAAAGSGTDSGVLAAVPSLDELSVREVLGRLPALVALVHGPEHRVAYLNDAYTAGFGLRPTGAPAHEALPELGELGLLPLLDQVQRSGKPRTAKNRTAPGGASSYTVTCTPVEFPKADTESGTDPHHTGVLIHLADVTDHAEAVERLRASERRQREAAVTLQRSLLPQELEQPDDLRIAATYQPGGTEAAVGGDWYDVITLGAGRTALVIGDVMGRGVRAAAVMGQLRTAVRAYARLDLPPHEVLQLLDGLAAEIDASQIATCVYAVHDPNEGLLAYASAGHLPILVRDEDGTVRRAADPTGPPLGTGGWLHTSGTIALGPGSTAVLYTDGLVERRGEDIDEGVAALERALSGAQGTPAVICDRLMRALGVDADHDDDVAVMVLQQPARTGADAELFHNAALELLGGIEAAPRARAFASGVLASWRFPVELCDLGVLAASELVANSLQHGTPPMRLRLRRTDRRLIIEVTDGDDHLPRRRRAEPADETGRGISIVATIASSWGSRRTPGGGKAVWCEFALPDK; translated from the coding sequence GTGAACTTCACGCGCTGGAGCGCCCGTTTTCCCGGAACGCAGCGCCGCGCCGCCGCCCGGTCCGAACATGCCGCCGCCCAGGCCAAGCGGGGTGAGGGCGCCGTCCCGGCAGCCCGCGGCGCCGCCGCCCGCCCGGCAACGGCCCCGGACGGCTGCCCCGCGGACCCCACGGTCTGCGGCACGGGCGCCGCCGCCGGCTCGGGCACCGACAGCGGCGTCCTCGCCGCCGTGCCCTCCCTCGACGAGCTCTCCGTACGGGAGGTCCTCGGCCGGCTCCCGGCCCTCGTCGCCCTCGTCCACGGCCCCGAGCACCGCGTCGCCTACCTCAACGACGCCTACACCGCGGGCTTCGGACTCCGCCCCACCGGCGCACCCGCCCACGAGGCCCTCCCCGAACTCGGCGAACTCGGCCTGCTCCCGCTCCTCGACCAGGTCCAGCGCAGCGGCAAGCCCCGTACCGCCAAGAACCGCACCGCCCCCGGCGGCGCCAGCTCGTACACGGTCACCTGCACCCCCGTCGAGTTCCCCAAGGCCGACACCGAGAGCGGGACCGACCCCCACCACACCGGGGTCCTCATCCACCTCGCCGACGTCACCGACCACGCCGAAGCCGTCGAACGGCTGCGCGCCAGCGAGCGCCGCCAGCGCGAAGCCGCCGTCACCCTCCAGCGCTCCCTGCTCCCGCAGGAACTCGAACAGCCCGACGACCTGCGCATCGCCGCCACCTACCAGCCCGGCGGCACCGAAGCCGCCGTCGGCGGCGACTGGTACGACGTCATCACGCTCGGCGCCGGCCGCACCGCCCTCGTCATCGGCGACGTCATGGGCCGCGGGGTCCGCGCCGCCGCCGTCATGGGCCAGCTGCGCACCGCCGTCCGCGCCTACGCCCGCCTCGACCTGCCCCCGCACGAGGTGCTCCAGCTCCTCGACGGGCTCGCCGCCGAGATCGACGCCAGCCAGATCGCCACCTGTGTGTACGCCGTCCACGACCCCAACGAGGGCCTCCTCGCGTACGCCTCCGCCGGCCACCTCCCGATCCTCGTCCGCGACGAGGACGGCACCGTACGCCGCGCAGCCGACCCCACCGGCCCGCCGCTCGGCACCGGCGGCTGGCTGCACACCTCGGGCACCATCGCGCTCGGCCCCGGCTCCACCGCCGTCCTCTACACCGACGGCCTGGTCGAACGGCGCGGCGAGGACATCGACGAGGGCGTCGCCGCCCTGGAACGCGCCCTCTCCGGCGCCCAGGGCACCCCGGCCGTCATCTGCGACCGCCTCATGCGCGCCCTCGGCGTCGACGCCGACCACGACGACGACGTCGCCGTCATGGTCCTCCAGCAGCCCGCCCGCACCGGAGCCGACGCCGAGCTCTTCCACAACGCCGCCCTGGAACTCCTCGGCGGCATCGAGGCCGCCCCGCGCGCCCGCGCCTTCGCCTCCGGAGTCCTCGCCTCCTGGCGCTTCCCGGTCGAACTGTGCGACCTCGGCGTCCTCGCCGCGAGCGAGCTCGTCGCGAACTCCCTCCAGCACGGCACCCCGCCCATGCGGCTGCGGCTGCGCCGCACCGACCGCCGCCTGATCATCGAGGTCACCGACGGGGACGACCACCTCCCGCGCCGCCGCCGCGCAGAACCGGCCGACGAGACCGGCCGCGGCATCTCGATCGTCGCGACGATCGCCTCCTCCTGGGGCTCGCGCCGCACCCCGGGCGGCGGCAAGGCCGTCTGGTGCGAGTTCGCCCTGCCGGACAAGTAG
- a CDS encoding MFS transporter, translated as MGAAMRRIQAGNALTAFGIGFTVPFLYIYVAQVRGLGSMAATSAFVAFAVSALVALPLTGRVIDRRGPVPVVIGAAVAASAGALSLGLSTGIVPILLSALALGAGQAVMQPALATMIVWCSTPGTRTRAFALQFFMQNLGLGIGGLIGGQIVDESRPASFTLLFGIEAVMFLVLAGVILTVRMPHAPSIKDAVPRDESKSGSAWKRLLEHKAMVKLLVLGFVIFFACYGQFESGLAAFGTEAAGISPSTLGFALAANTGAIVVAQFVVLKLVEKRRRSRVIALVGLIWTVAWVIAGFSGLGHGSAMMAAAAFITTYALFGIGEAMLSPTLAPLVADLAPEGSVGQYNSAFALVKQMALALGPLGVPLGAGVPMLYIGVFVVVSLGIAWLALRLGSQLSAVQDRPSLLKGEAVPAVAVKVAEPERVPA; from the coding sequence ATGGGCGCTGCGATGCGGCGGATCCAGGCCGGCAACGCGTTGACCGCGTTCGGCATCGGTTTCACGGTTCCGTTCCTCTACATCTACGTGGCGCAGGTGCGGGGTCTGGGTTCCATGGCGGCCACGAGTGCGTTCGTGGCCTTCGCCGTGAGTGCCCTGGTCGCGCTTCCCCTCACCGGTCGGGTCATCGACCGCCGAGGTCCCGTCCCCGTGGTCATCGGTGCGGCCGTCGCCGCGTCGGCCGGCGCCCTGTCGCTCGGGCTCTCGACCGGCATCGTGCCGATCCTGCTGTCCGCCCTGGCGCTCGGCGCCGGGCAGGCCGTCATGCAGCCGGCGCTGGCCACGATGATCGTGTGGTGCTCGACCCCGGGCACCCGGACGCGCGCCTTCGCCCTGCAGTTCTTCATGCAGAACCTGGGCCTGGGCATCGGCGGCCTCATCGGCGGCCAGATCGTCGACGAGAGCCGGCCCGCCAGCTTCACCCTGCTGTTCGGCATCGAGGCCGTGATGTTCCTGGTCCTGGCCGGCGTCATCCTCACCGTGCGGATGCCGCACGCGCCGAGCATCAAGGACGCCGTGCCGCGGGACGAGTCCAAGTCCGGCAGCGCGTGGAAGCGGCTGCTCGAGCACAAGGCCATGGTCAAGCTGCTCGTACTGGGCTTCGTGATCTTCTTCGCCTGCTACGGGCAGTTCGAGTCCGGTCTCGCCGCGTTCGGTACCGAGGCCGCCGGGATCTCCCCGTCCACCCTCGGTTTCGCGCTGGCCGCCAACACCGGTGCGATCGTCGTGGCGCAGTTCGTCGTGCTGAAGCTGGTCGAGAAGCGACGCCGGTCCCGGGTGATCGCGCTGGTCGGCCTGATCTGGACCGTGGCGTGGGTCATCGCCGGGTTCTCGGGCCTGGGGCACGGCAGCGCGATGATGGCCGCCGCCGCGTTCATCACCACGTACGCGCTCTTCGGCATCGGCGAGGCGATGCTGTCGCCGACCCTGGCCCCCCTGGTGGCCGACCTGGCGCCGGAGGGCTCGGTGGGCCAGTACAACTCCGCCTTCGCGCTGGTCAAGCAGATGGCGCTGGCCCTGGGGCCACTGGGCGTGCCGCTGGGGGCCGGGGTGCCGATGCTCTACATCGGGGTGTTCGTCGTGGTCTCGCTGGGCATCGCGTGGCTGGCGCTGCGCCTCGGCAGCCAGCTGAGCGCGGTGCAGGACAGGCCGTCGCTGCTCAAGGGCGAGGCGGTGCCGGCGGTGGCCGTGAAGGTCGCCGAGCCGGAGCGCGTGCCCGCGTAG
- a CDS encoding MarR family winged helix-turn-helix transcriptional regulator gives MGDTPDGTAPVHEPSLDEQIAVYQREFQDLDPQVEKVVSALSRLNRRMNVAYGRQTAALGISNAEWEVLKALVISGAPYRMGPSELAKQLGLTPAAMTHRIDRMTAEGLVTRERDESNRVRVIVELTDEGRSKWLDAMRAATVFEEDLLQDLSTAERGVLGDMLTRLLDRVEDLQSPS, from the coding sequence ATGGGTGACACCCCCGACGGCACTGCGCCCGTCCACGAGCCGAGCCTCGACGAGCAGATCGCCGTCTATCAGCGCGAGTTCCAGGACCTCGATCCCCAGGTCGAGAAGGTGGTCTCGGCACTGAGCCGGCTGAACCGCCGCATGAACGTCGCGTACGGACGCCAGACCGCCGCACTGGGCATCAGCAACGCGGAGTGGGAGGTCCTCAAGGCCCTCGTCATCTCCGGGGCCCCGTACCGGATGGGCCCGAGCGAGCTGGCGAAGCAGCTCGGCCTCACGCCGGCGGCGATGACCCACCGGATCGACCGCATGACGGCGGAAGGACTGGTGACGCGCGAGCGGGACGAGTCCAACCGCGTCCGCGTGATCGTGGAGCTCACGGACGAGGGCCGCAGCAAGTGGCTCGACGCCATGCGCGCGGCCACGGTCTTCGAGGAGGACCTCCTCCAGGACCTCTCCACGGCGGAACGCGGCGTGCTGGGCGACATGCTCACCCGGCTCCTGGACCGCGTGGAGGACCTCCAGTCGCCCAGCTGA
- a CDS encoding DUF6247 family protein — protein MTAQHLEDDGPLIPQPAMTREALRDAVRRIDMPHLAEFDRECHAAFDRAAETGAINPLRFFLIKWATHVAIHRWPARSAALLEAERTAGNPEATEAEFRAAMETSSRILGEAQREIGQ, from the coding sequence ATGACAGCACAGCACCTCGAAGACGACGGTCCGCTCATCCCCCAGCCGGCCATGACGCGCGAAGCCCTGCGGGATGCAGTGCGCCGGATCGACATGCCGCACCTCGCCGAGTTCGACAGGGAATGCCATGCGGCGTTCGACCGTGCCGCCGAGACGGGCGCCATCAACCCGCTCCGCTTCTTCCTGATCAAGTGGGCGACGCACGTGGCCATCCACCGTTGGCCCGCGCGTTCGGCAGCACTGCTCGAGGCCGAACGCACCGCCGGCAACCCGGAGGCCACGGAAGCGGAGTTCCGGGCAGCCATGGAGACGAGCAGCCGCATCCTCGGCGAGGCCCAGCGCGAGATCGGTCAGTGA
- a CDS encoding ribosomal protein L7/L12 → MEEPGFRVLLTEAGDRKMEAVRAIRTVTGLSLWNSKLLLDSTPVAVTGPDWLEVANEAARLLEDAGAHATVLCDWCDRPITRGAGLLDPAPCTGPWPAEACRASWPPAAD, encoded by the coding sequence GTGGAAGAGCCGGGATTCCGTGTGCTGCTGACAGAGGCAGGAGACCGGAAGATGGAGGCGGTCCGTGCGATTCGGACGGTCACCGGCCTCAGCCTCTGGAACAGCAAACTTCTGCTCGACAGCACGCCCGTAGCGGTCACGGGACCCGACTGGCTCGAAGTCGCAAATGAGGCGGCCAGACTCCTTGAGGACGCGGGCGCCCACGCCACAGTGCTGTGCGACTGGTGCGACCGCCCCATCACGCGGGGGGCCGGCCTTCTCGACCCAGCCCCGTGTACGGGGCCATGGCCTGCCGAAGCCTGCCGGGCGAGTTGGCCACCGGCCGCGGACTGA
- a CDS encoding recombinase family protein gives MVLTPDQAELEIPVPADRRPGRAWKQGPALAVVPAPRTERPVRIGYARTSTARQEPASQLEALRRAECHKVFSEQISIRIKVRPELEKALALARQFKEAAPETPVIFTVHELKHLARNAAELMTLSAELQAGDIQLELHIWSAR, from the coding sequence ATGGTTCTCACGCCCGATCAGGCGGAACTGGAGATCCCCGTCCCCGCCGACCGGCGCCCCGGCCGCGCATGGAAGCAGGGCCCCGCGCTCGCCGTCGTGCCCGCGCCCCGCACCGAGCGGCCCGTACGGATCGGGTACGCGAGGACGTCGACCGCCCGGCAGGAGCCGGCGAGCCAGCTCGAAGCCCTGCGCCGGGCGGAGTGCCACAAGGTCTTCTCCGAGCAGATCAGCATCCGGATCAAGGTGAGGCCGGAGCTGGAGAAGGCGCTCGCGCTGGCCCGCCAGTTCAAGGAGGCCGCCCCCGAGACGCCGGTCATCTTCACCGTGCACGAGCTCAAGCACCTCGCGCGCAACGCCGCCGAGCTGATGACGCTGTCCGCCGAGCTCCAGGCCGGCGACATCCAGCTCGAACTCCATATCTGGTCCGCGAGGTGA
- a CDS encoding maleylpyruvate isomerase N-terminal domain-containing protein yields MCANGDLRQRSHSEASLDVQVPTCPEWTLFDLAQHIGEGSRHWAATVAAGPAPAKSAAEGAPAAPREREALLAWLAESTEQLLDALRKAGPDRGVWAWWETLQSPHTSGAVARHQLPQMAVHTYDAQITVGAPQPLPDEVALDGVDEFLSTCVATTSAWPHKPAVIDFHASEGRSWRLSLSADGARSARLPGPGTMPATAAGQDPDAAAAFFSVRGTASELVFILYDRIPIDSLKLDGDRRVLEQLSAWDPDE; encoded by the coding sequence ATTTGCGCGAACGGTGATCTGCGGCAACGCAGTCACTCCGAGGCCAGCCTCGACGTACAGGTGCCGACCTGCCCCGAGTGGACGCTGTTCGATCTGGCGCAGCACATCGGCGAGGGGAGCCGCCACTGGGCCGCCACCGTCGCCGCAGGGCCTGCTCCGGCCAAGTCCGCTGCGGAGGGCGCCCCGGCTGCGCCTCGGGAGCGCGAGGCCCTGCTGGCCTGGTTGGCGGAGTCCACGGAGCAACTGCTGGACGCATTGCGGAAGGCCGGCCCGGATCGCGGTGTCTGGGCGTGGTGGGAGACGTTGCAGTCGCCGCACACCTCCGGTGCCGTAGCCCGGCACCAGCTCCCGCAGATGGCGGTGCACACGTACGACGCCCAGATCACCGTAGGTGCCCCGCAGCCGCTGCCGGACGAGGTGGCGCTCGACGGTGTCGACGAGTTCCTGTCCACCTGCGTCGCAACGACAAGTGCCTGGCCGCACAAGCCCGCTGTCATCGACTTCCACGCCTCCGAGGGCCGCTCCTGGCGCCTCTCGCTCTCCGCCGACGGCGCACGGAGCGCCCGTCTCCCCGGGCCCGGCACCATGCCCGCCACCGCTGCCGGCCAGGACCCGGACGCGGCCGCCGCCTTCTTCTCCGTTCGGGGCACGGCCAGTGAGCTCGTCTTCATCCTGTACGACCGTATCCCGATCGACTCCCTGAAGCTCGACGGCGACCGACGTGTCCTCGAGCAGCTCAGCGCCTGGGACCCGGATGAGTAG
- a CDS encoding DUF3626 domain-containing protein produces MNPHVQALRHVTDLSSGPPLDPTLTVTLNFHPDRVFGDRPILTTLAEEGVYRSQFVTGTSNGGLTAHAGGARWHWESRIFGGAYDDAPAEARPVYGALNFRHRPVGAAPRFGSAHFRLTAEALPRTTFCYPDSYLEPESFGVAERMSLIALAEADDQDALDDYIEAQIHAPVRLDRDVAALVLDPSYRDTEVEAAAEKLPCAIEWHAGFRLTVEELRRHPDYRGQEYVDLGAALAVAGRLTPRILGEAARTGRYDEQALKRVWHYLARFGQCP; encoded by the coding sequence ATGAATCCACACGTCCAGGCGCTCCGCCACGTCACCGATCTCTCGTCGGGCCCCCCGCTGGACCCGACCCTCACGGTGACGCTCAACTTCCACCCGGACCGCGTCTTCGGCGACCGCCCGATCCTCACCACGCTGGCCGAGGAGGGCGTGTACCGCTCGCAGTTCGTCACGGGCACCAGCAACGGCGGCCTTACCGCCCATGCAGGCGGAGCCCGTTGGCACTGGGAGAGCCGCATCTTCGGCGGTGCCTACGACGACGCACCGGCCGAAGCCCGCCCCGTCTACGGGGCCTTGAACTTCCGCCACCGCCCGGTCGGTGCCGCACCCCGCTTCGGCTCCGCGCACTTCCGCCTCACCGCCGAGGCCTTGCCCCGGACCACGTTCTGCTACCCGGACAGCTACCTCGAGCCCGAATCCTTCGGCGTCGCCGAACGGATGTCCCTGATCGCCCTCGCGGAGGCCGACGACCAGGACGCCCTGGACGACTACATCGAGGCCCAGATCCACGCCCCCGTACGGCTCGACCGCGACGTGGCCGCTCTCGTACTGGATCCCAGCTATCGGGACACCGAGGTCGAGGCGGCAGCGGAGAAGCTCCCCTGCGCGATCGAATGGCACGCCGGCTTCCGCCTCACCGTCGAAGAACTCCGCCGCCACCCCGACTACCGGGGCCAGGAGTACGTCGACCTCGGCGCGGCCCTCGCCGTGGCGGGCCGGCTGACCCCCCGCATCCTCGGCGAGGCGGCCCGCACCGGCCGGTACGACGAACAGGCCCTGAAACGGGTCTGGCACTACCTGGCCCGTTTCGGTCAATGCCCGTAA